The following coding sequences lie in one Archaeoglobaceae archaeon genomic window:
- a CDS encoding DUF4203 domain-containing protein, protein MDWMDLMYNPMFIVAVLVFGGLIVGFAGYKLFRLYSAVIGFVVGVILGYYISLFVGYSFLTYIATGIVLAIIFGLFYNVGLFLTGTVIGYMFLNYLLPEKMLYAYVFAILCGILVLFLERALVIIITAFLGATAIVVAVEMLVTGTSVEVFLFDPRNALQVAFLSPLLFLLWFVMGIIGIVTQLVLTRETSKE, encoded by the coding sequence ATGGACTGGATGGACTTGATGTATAATCCGATGTTCATCGTAGCAGTTCTTGTATTCGGTGGTTTGATTGTAGGCTTTGCGGGCTACAAGCTCTTTAGACTTTACAGTGCAGTTATTGGATTCGTTGTGGGAGTTATCCTTGGATATTACATTTCTCTGTTTGTTGGTTACTCGTTTTTAACTTACATTGCAACGGGAATTGTTTTGGCTATCATTTTTGGGCTTTTCTACAATGTTGGTCTCTTTCTCACAGGAACGGTTATTGGGTATATGTTTCTGAATTATCTACTTCCCGAAAAAATGCTTTACGCGTATGTTTTTGCAATTCTTTGTGGTATTCTTGTTCTATTTTTAGAGCGAGCTTTGGTTATTATCATTACCGCATTCCTCGGTGCAACAGCAATCGTTGTTGCTGTAGAAATGCTGGTAACCGGGACATCTGTCGAAGTATTTCTATTTGATCCGAGAAATGCATTACAGGTAGCATTCTTGTCTCCACTGCTCTTTCTGCTATGGTTTGTCATGGGGATAATAGGAATTGTAACACAGCTTGTTCTTACAAGAGAAACAAGTAAGGAATAG
- a CDS encoding DUF99 family protein: MKSWRVVGIDDSFSKDFCCLVGCVMSGRSIDGFMFERISVDGFDSTEKIVTMLKRSKFFRQLRCVFLGGITFGGFNIADIKEIHEKTGIPVVVVMGKEPNMEEFRSALKNLERFEQRIAIVERAGEIYRYGNLFLQFSGLNFEDAKKIVDANVWRGKFPEALRIAHLVASAVVHGESKNR; encoded by the coding sequence ATGAAAAGCTGGAGAGTTGTTGGCATAGACGATAGCTTTTCCAAGGACTTTTGCTGTCTCGTTGGTTGTGTAATGAGTGGTAGGAGTATTGATGGTTTCATGTTTGAAAGAATCTCTGTAGACGGGTTTGATTCCACCGAAAAGATTGTGACGATGCTAAAGAGATCAAAATTTTTCAGGCAGTTGAGGTGCGTTTTCTTGGGTGGGATCACTTTTGGTGGTTTCAATATTGCGGATATCAAGGAAATCCATGAAAAAACTGGAATTCCAGTTGTTGTTGTTATGGGCAAAGAACCGAATATGGAAGAATTCCGCAGTGCTTTGAAAAACCTTGAGAGATTTGAGCAGAGAATCGCAATTGTTGAGCGAGCAGGAGAAATATACAGGTATGGAAATCTTTTTTTGCAATTTTCCGGGCTGAACTTTGAGGATGCTAAAAAAATCGTTGATGCAAATGTATGGAGGGGAAAATTTCCTGAAGCTTTGAGGATCGCACATCTTGTGGCTTCTGCAGTAGTTCATGGAGAATCAAAAAATCGATAA
- a CDS encoding HD domain-containing protein, with amino-acid sequence MQDTIKLIHELGTLKLTPRSGWLKIGIEIPESVAEHSFRTAIIAFLLAKKSGESIENCLRSAFLGLIHDIHEARTMDLHKIAKRYVKIDEEKLENDIAKFEVDSKGVEKYVEDADKLELAFQAVEYSVKNRFAIEFAKNLEFKTEVAKEIYKNLMERMDPRWWR; translated from the coding sequence ATGCAGGACACCATAAAGCTAATTCATGAACTTGGAACTCTTAAGCTAACCCCAAGATCTGGATGGCTTAAAATAGGAATCGAAATTCCTGAGAGTGTTGCAGAACACAGCTTTAGGACAGCAATAATTGCATTTTTGCTTGCCAAAAAAAGTGGCGAAAGCATAGAAAATTGTCTGCGATCTGCATTTCTTGGGCTGATCCACGACATCCATGAAGCAAGAACGATGGATCTTCACAAGATTGCCAAGAGATACGTGAAAATAGACGAAGAAAAACTCGAAAATGATATTGCGAAGTTTGAAGTAGATAGCAAGGGAGTTGAGAAATACGTCGAAGATGCGGACAAGCTTGAGCTCGCATTTCAGGCTGTGGAATATTCAGTGAAGAACAGGTTCGCAATTGAGTTTGCAAAAAATCTTGAGTTTAAAACAGAAGTAGCTAAGGAGATTTACAAAAATCTTATGGAAAGAATGGATCCAAGATGGTGGAGATGA
- a CDS encoding Mut7-C RNAse domain-containing protein, whose translation MKFICDRMLGKLAVWLRISGYDTLYIGDFATEDEDDFMIENFKDRILLTKDRKLFSKAKKFGRDAILIRSNDVAEQMKELKAFGVKFQIVMDRCSVCNNFLRKPTIEEALTVLREQGLPEDMLERYELWFCENCRKLYWMGGHWINMVRFLRKLED comes from the coding sequence ATGAAGTTTATCTGCGATCGAATGCTGGGGAAGCTTGCAGTATGGCTTCGAATTTCGGGCTATGATACGCTTTACATAGGGGATTTTGCAACCGAAGATGAAGATGATTTTATGATCGAAAACTTTAAGGATCGGATTCTCCTGACAAAGGATAGAAAATTGTTCTCAAAGGCAAAAAAATTCGGCAGAGATGCTATATTGATAAGATCCAACGATGTTGCGGAGCAAATGAAAGAACTCAAGGCATTTGGAGTTAAATTCCAGATTGTTATGGATCGGTGCAGTGTTTGCAACAATTTTCTGCGAAAGCCAACAATAGAAGAAGCTTTAACAGTTTTAAGGGAGCAGGGCTTGCCAGAAGACATGCTCGAGAGATATGAACTCTGGTTCTGTGAGAACTGCAGAAAACTTTACTGGATGGGTGGGCACTGGATAAACATGGTAAGGTTTTTAAGAAAGTTGGAAGATTGA
- a CDS encoding heparan-alpha-glucosaminide N-acetyltransferase, translating to MRFWEIDFARGIAVILMLIFHLFFDAYYFGKIKLEGDFWFWFPRFIGGMFIFISGFTFSIVYKNFKPVLRRTLRLLLIALGITIATYIFAPDKMVIFGIIHFFALASVFGFLFLGKPFLSLSVGILFLIANFHVSELLIKEPYLVWLGIMPYGFRTLDYYPMIPWFGVFLLGMFFGSYYRRESSNYWSNPINFLGRHSLAIYLIQHPVIVFLLQVYYGDILGQLITSFEI from the coding sequence ATGAGGTTCTGGGAGATCGACTTTGCGAGGGGAATAGCTGTAATTCTAATGCTAATTTTTCACCTATTTTTCGATGCATACTACTTTGGCAAGATCAAGCTTGAAGGCGACTTCTGGTTCTGGTTTCCCCGCTTTATCGGCGGGATGTTCATATTCATTTCAGGATTTACATTTAGCATAGTCTATAAAAATTTTAAACCCGTTCTTAGGAGAACGCTGAGACTCTTGTTGATCGCATTGGGGATAACCATTGCCACATACATCTTTGCCCCTGATAAAATGGTTATTTTTGGCATAATTCACTTCTTTGCCTTGGCATCTGTTTTTGGGTTTTTATTCCTCGGAAAACCATTTTTAAGCCTCTCGGTTGGAATTTTGTTTCTCATTGCGAATTTTCATGTCTCGGAACTATTAATTAAGGAGCCTTACCTTGTCTGGCTTGGAATAATGCCCTATGGCTTTAGAACGCTTGACTACTATCCAATGATCCCTTGGTTCGGCGTTTTTTTGCTTGGCATGTTCTTTGGTTCTTATTACAGGCGTGAAAGCTCAAATTACTGGAGCAACCCGATAAACTTTCTTGGAAGACATTCATTGGCTATTTATCTGATTCAGCACCCAGTCATAGTTTTTTTGCTTCAGGTATACTATGGGGATATTTTGGGTCAACTCATAACTTCATTTGAAATCTGA